The Phycisphaeraceae bacterium genome has a window encoding:
- the pilM gene encoding type IV pilus assembly protein PilM yields MASANAAWGIEIGAYAIKAVRLEREGDEVRVSDFAVIPHKKVLSTPDMDQNEAVRLGLGQFVSQKAIEGETLVMSIPGHSAFARFAKLPPVEPKKVPDIVKFEAVQQIPFPIEEVEWDYQVFMKQDSPEVEVGIFAITRERVQQRLALYAELGITPEALNLSPVAVFNAMAYDHSLEERKMAVIYLDIGTSATDLIVANQGNCWIRTFPLGGTHFTEAIAESFKLSYTKAEKLKQEAATSKYAKQIMQAMRPVFGDLLQDIQRSLGYYQSVHRDVELKTMVGLGSTFKIPGLRKFLGQQLQMDVVRLDEYRRIRVEGREAASFAENAVNMATAYGLALQGVGLGKIDINLVPVQVLRDQIWHAKIKWFAAAAAIAIAGGAVTFVRPLSDQAALRGDGPAAVTSTINRGRMLADEFSSIISAHNAVGYRAENMRRLMDYRTAWPFLVNDAAAALNASDPQLELFSTDLKLIERIPPTQRRLVELMHLGGEYAFEPWNPQGRQDEASKKNRRLIKVSMQVRLTHDEPGPFLDRTVARWLRDNAEPSGARVGVPYRILTDSINLNLTNLRVYEIQADGKASDGGQGRSSGGSSGGAPPSGPSRPSQPQQPGGGRGAGDPPGGMGMPIEPPPPSPPPQRPGGGGGSGQPPFPGGGGSGGGGGQPPFPGGGGSGGGGGQPPFPGGGGGGGGQPPIPGGGGSGGGSPPGGAGLPIGPPGGGGGDDRSTQELKDVNQLAPVPKMPRFLPVGTRVYETTITFTVELLDNAAASNQTRAAEAGEAGSESRS; encoded by the coding sequence ATGGCATCAGCGAATGCGGCATGGGGGATCGAGATCGGCGCCTATGCCATCAAGGCGGTGCGCCTGGAACGCGAAGGTGACGAGGTTCGCGTGTCGGACTTCGCGGTGATTCCCCACAAGAAGGTGCTCTCGACGCCCGACATGGATCAGAACGAGGCCGTCCGGCTCGGTCTGGGCCAGTTCGTGAGTCAGAAGGCGATCGAGGGTGAGACGCTGGTGATGTCTATTCCCGGGCACTCCGCGTTCGCCCGCTTCGCCAAGCTGCCCCCGGTGGAGCCGAAGAAGGTTCCTGACATCGTGAAGTTCGAGGCGGTGCAGCAGATTCCCTTCCCCATCGAGGAAGTGGAATGGGACTACCAGGTCTTCATGAAGCAGGATTCCCCCGAGGTTGAAGTGGGAATCTTCGCCATCACGAGGGAGCGCGTGCAGCAGCGGCTGGCCCTGTACGCGGAGCTGGGCATCACCCCCGAGGCGCTGAATCTCAGCCCCGTGGCGGTGTTCAACGCGATGGCCTACGACCATTCGCTTGAAGAGCGCAAGATGGCCGTCATCTATCTGGATATCGGCACCAGCGCCACGGACCTGATCGTGGCCAACCAGGGGAACTGCTGGATTCGGACGTTCCCGCTGGGGGGGACGCACTTCACGGAGGCGATCGCCGAGTCATTCAAACTGTCATATACCAAGGCGGAGAAGCTCAAGCAGGAGGCCGCCACCAGCAAGTACGCCAAGCAGATCATGCAGGCGATGCGTCCCGTGTTCGGCGACCTGCTGCAGGACATTCAGCGCTCGCTGGGGTACTACCAGTCGGTGCATCGCGACGTCGAGTTGAAGACCATGGTGGGGCTCGGTTCGACGTTCAAGATCCCCGGACTTCGTAAGTTCCTGGGCCAGCAACTGCAGATGGACGTGGTGCGTCTGGACGAGTACCGGCGCATCCGGGTTGAGGGACGTGAGGCCGCCTCGTTCGCCGAGAACGCGGTCAACATGGCCACGGCCTACGGCCTGGCGCTTCAGGGTGTGGGGCTGGGCAAGATCGACATCAATCTCGTGCCCGTGCAGGTGCTTCGCGACCAGATCTGGCACGCCAAGATCAAGTGGTTTGCGGCGGCGGCGGCCATCGCCATCGCCGGCGGCGCCGTGACCTTCGTGAGGCCCCTGAGTGACCAGGCGGCGCTGCGAGGTGACGGTCCGGCCGCGGTCACCAGCACCATCAACCGAGGTCGCATGCTGGCGGACGAGTTCTCCAGCATCATCAGCGCGCACAACGCGGTGGGCTACCGGGCCGAGAACATGCGGCGTCTCATGGACTACCGGACGGCGTGGCCGTTCCTGGTCAACGACGCCGCCGCGGCGCTCAACGCCTCCGATCCGCAGCTCGAACTGTTCTCCACGGATCTCAAACTGATCGAACGCATCCCCCCGACCCAGCGGCGTCTGGTTGAACTGATGCACCTGGGCGGCGAGTACGCCTTCGAACCGTGGAACCCCCAGGGGCGGCAGGACGAGGCCTCGAAGAAGAATCGACGCCTGATCAAGGTGTCCATGCAGGTCCGCCTGACCCATGACGAGCCGGGACCCTTCCTCGACCGAACCGTGGCCCGCTGGCTCCGCGACAACGCCGAGCCATCCGGCGCTCGCGTGGGTGTGCCCTATCGCATCCTGACCGATTCGATCAACCTGAATCTCACCAACCTGCGCGTCTATGAGATTCAGGCGGACGGAAAGGCGTCGGACGGAGGCCAAGGGCGCTCATCCGGCGGCAGTTCAGGCGGGGCTCCTCCGTCCGGTCCCAGTCGCCCATCTCAGCCGCAGCAGCCGGGTGGCGGTCGGGGGGCGGGTGATCCGCCCGGCGGCATGGGAATGCCGATCGAGCCGCCGCCCCCGAGTCCGCCGCCCCAGCGTCCCGGCGGCGGGGGTGGGAGCGGGCAGCCACCCTTCCCAGGTGGCGGCGGCAGTGGCGGTGGCGGAGGGCAGCCGCCCTTCCCTGGCGGCGGTGGTAGTGGTGGTGGCGGTGGCCAGCCGCCCTTCCCCGGCGGCGGTGGCGGCGGGGGGGGCCAGCCCCCCATCCCCGGCGGCGGTGGTTCCGGAGGCGGGTCACCCCCCGGCGGCGCCGGGCTGCCGATTGGTCCTCCCGGAGGCGGGGGTGGAGATGACCGCAGCACCCAGGAACTGAAAGACGTGAATCAACTCGCCCCCGTGCCCAAGATGCCCCGGTTCCTGCCGGTCGGAACACGCGTGTACGAGACCACCATCACCTTCACGGTTGAACTGCTCGACAACGCCGCCGCGTCGAATCAGACCCGTGCCGCCGAGGCCGGTGAGGCCGGATCGGAGTCGCGATCATGA
- a CDS encoding S1 RNA-binding domain-containing protein encodes MSNDPRTDLDARLEAEIQAALGDMSIEDMLDERERPGSPGAAKSDRTTKTGTIVAVTRSDVIVEFGPRVQGVCELTHFDEPPTVGARMDFVLERLDKHDNLWVLSRRGAIQKAAWENLEVGQTVEARCTGVNKGGLEMEVASHRAFMPAGQVDLRHIENLSVFIGEKMPCEIIELDKRTGRIILSRRSFLEADRAAKREELLSKLEVGQEVPGVVVSVQPFGCFVDIGGLDGLVHVSDLSYKRISHPKEVVKEGDQINVRILKIDDTQEPPRLSLGLKQTMADPFQTSANELVEGGTVTGRVTKIMPFGAFVEISPGVEGLIHISEIAHDRVHDVSRHLKVDEIVTVKVLSVDLGRQRISLSLKALKSQQEAESPRASDKAMERLRAKFGGGKGLKGGIG; translated from the coding sequence ATGTCGAACGACCCCCGTACCGATCTTGACGCCCGCCTGGAGGCGGAGATTCAGGCCGCCCTCGGCGACATGAGCATCGAGGACATGCTCGATGAGCGGGAGCGCCCGGGCAGTCCCGGCGCCGCGAAATCCGACCGCACCACGAAAACCGGCACCATCGTCGCCGTGACCCGCAGCGACGTGATCGTAGAGTTTGGTCCGCGCGTGCAGGGGGTGTGCGAACTGACGCACTTCGACGAACCACCCACGGTCGGCGCCCGCATGGACTTCGTGCTGGAGCGGTTGGACAAACACGACAACCTGTGGGTGCTGTCACGCCGCGGCGCGATTCAGAAGGCGGCGTGGGAGAATCTCGAGGTCGGTCAGACCGTCGAAGCTCGCTGCACCGGCGTCAACAAGGGGGGGTTGGAGATGGAGGTCGCCTCGCACCGCGCCTTCATGCCCGCGGGACAGGTGGATCTGCGACACATCGAGAACCTCTCGGTGTTCATCGGCGAGAAGATGCCCTGCGAGATCATCGAGCTCGACAAACGCACGGGGCGCATCATTCTCTCGCGCCGATCGTTCCTCGAGGCAGACCGCGCCGCCAAGCGCGAGGAACTGCTGTCCAAACTCGAAGTGGGGCAGGAGGTGCCCGGCGTCGTCGTCTCGGTGCAGCCCTTCGGCTGTTTCGTCGACATCGGCGGACTGGACGGCCTGGTGCATGTCTCCGACCTGTCCTACAAGCGCATCAGTCACCCGAAGGAAGTCGTCAAGGAAGGTGACCAGATCAACGTCCGAATCCTCAAGATCGACGATACGCAGGAACCGCCGCGCCTGTCCCTGGGGCTCAAGCAGACCATGGCCGACCCGTTCCAGACCAGCGCCAACGAACTGGTCGAAGGCGGCACGGTGACCGGTCGCGTCACGAAGATCATGCCATTCGGGGCGTTCGTCGAAATCTCACCCGGCGTCGAGGGGCTGATTCACATCTCCGAAATCGCACACGACCGCGTTCACGACGTGTCACGCCACCTGAAGGTTGATGAAATCGTGACCGTGAAGGTGCTGTCCGTGGATCTCGGGCGTCAACGCATCTCGCTCTCACTCAAGGCCCTCAAGTCGCAGCAGGAGGCGGAATCGCCCCGCGCCAGCGACAAGGCCATGGAACGCCTCCGCGCCAAGTTCGGCGGGGGGAAGGGTCTCAAGGGCGGAATCGGCTGA
- a CDS encoding response regulator → MLFDKDVLTTGEVARICNVASRTVSKWFDSGQLEGYRIPGSKDRRIPVDKLIRFMKQHGIPLDGLMSGSTRVLIVDSDEQVLSTLRQVLKEKTSYEVSTATSYFAAGFDCEKFRPHVLLIDIHLTDGDAQAIARFVKSTDDLQMTKVIAMTGKLTDGQAAQLTSQGFDGVLRKPFSVRQVIESIEGAHALVY, encoded by the coding sequence ATGCTTTTCGACAAGGATGTCCTGACCACGGGCGAAGTTGCCAGGATCTGCAACGTCGCGTCGCGCACCGTCAGCAAATGGTTTGATTCCGGCCAGCTCGAGGGATACCGCATCCCCGGCAGCAAGGATCGACGCATTCCGGTGGACAAACTCATCCGCTTCATGAAGCAGCACGGCATTCCGCTCGACGGGCTGATGAGCGGCAGCACCCGCGTGCTGATCGTGGATTCCGACGAACAGGTGCTCTCAACCCTGCGACAGGTGCTCAAGGAGAAGACCAGCTACGAGGTCAGCACCGCCACCAGCTACTTCGCCGCGGGGTTCGACTGCGAGAAGTTCCGGCCCCATGTGCTGCTGATCGACATCCACCTGACCGACGGCGACGCCCAGGCCATCGCGCGGTTCGTCAAGAGCACCGACGACCTGCAGATGACCAAGGTCATCGCCATGACGGGCAAGCTGACCGATGGACAGGCCGCCCAGCTCACGTCGCAGGGCTTCGATGGCGTGCTGCGCAAGCCCTTCAGCGTCCGTCAGGTGATCGAATCGATCGAAGGCGCCCACGCACTGGTGTACTGA
- a CDS encoding threonine aldolase, whose product MRTFRSDNNAGLCPEALRAMIDANDGSHQVGYGDDVFTARAVAAFHDLFGHEAAVFFVATGTAANTLTVTALTEPWQRVLCHAHSHLSDDESTAPERFSHCRMTVIRTESSKLTVEDVQEYGGMTRGDVHQPAPGVLSISNPTEFGTVYTPDETAAICEAAHRMGYRVHVDGARFANAVAHLGCDPRELTVSAGVDALSFGGTKNGLAFGEAVLFFPQGDRSLFTRAVGTFPFHRKGTGHLLSKHRFVAAPFEAVLRSGAWLHHAAHANRMALMLSEALRDTGVSVRFPTQANGVFASLAPTVESALRARGHQFYTFGEPSWNMARFMCSHDTHEDDVRGLAMDAAKAIGGAAASAR is encoded by the coding sequence ATGCGCACGTTCCGCAGCGACAACAACGCCGGACTCTGCCCCGAAGCGCTTCGCGCGATGATTGACGCCAACGACGGCTCGCATCAGGTCGGATACGGGGACGACGTATTCACCGCCCGCGCCGTGGCCGCCTTTCACGACCTCTTCGGGCATGAGGCGGCGGTGTTTTTCGTCGCCACGGGCACGGCGGCCAACACGCTGACGGTGACCGCGCTCACCGAGCCGTGGCAGCGGGTGCTCTGCCATGCGCACAGCCACCTGAGCGATGATGAGTCCACCGCACCGGAGCGTTTCAGTCATTGCCGCATGACGGTGATCCGCACCGAGTCATCCAAACTCACGGTGGAGGACGTGCAGGAGTACGGCGGCATGACTCGCGGCGACGTGCATCAACCCGCGCCGGGCGTGCTGTCGATCTCAAATCCCACGGAGTTCGGGACGGTCTACACCCCCGACGAAACCGCCGCGATCTGCGAGGCGGCGCATCGCATGGGCTATCGTGTTCACGTGGATGGGGCGCGGTTCGCCAACGCCGTGGCGCACCTCGGTTGTGATCCCCGCGAACTCACCGTCAGCGCGGGCGTGGATGCGCTTTCCTTCGGAGGCACCAAGAACGGGCTGGCGTTCGGCGAGGCGGTGCTGTTCTTCCCCCAGGGCGACCGATCCCTCTTCACCCGCGCGGTCGGGACGTTTCCTTTTCACCGCAAGGGGACGGGTCATCTTCTGAGCAAGCACCGTTTCGTGGCGGCTCCGTTCGAGGCCGTGCTTCGCAGCGGCGCCTGGCTGCATCATGCGGCGCACGCCAATCGCATGGCCCTGATGCTGTCGGAAGCCCTGCGTGATACCGGTGTTTCAGTGCGATTCCCCACGCAGGCCAACGGCGTCTTCGCGTCGCTTGCTCCGACGGTCGAATCGGCGCTGCGCGCCCGCGGGCACCAGTTCTACACTTTCGGTGAGCCGTCGTGGAACATGGCCCGCTTCATGTGCAGCCACGACACGCATGAGGACGACGTGAGGGGACTGGCCATGGACGCGGCGAAGGCGATCGGCGGAGCCGCCGCGTCGGCGCGATGA
- the pnp gene encoding polyribonucleotide nucleotidyltransferase codes for MAHVIVEREIAGRMYRIETGRVAKLATAAVIASHGDTAVMCTVMRANPRPGLDFFPLQVDYREKTSAVGRFPGGFRKREGAPNEKEILTMRMIDRPIRPLFPDGFIDEIQIQCWVMSHDAQNDADVIASTGASAALAVTDAPFEGPIATVRVARIQTEEGEQFVINPTVAQLEFSDLDLVLSGHKDGINMIEVGAAEVEEKVVLDAIRFGYEQGILPLLDLIRELREKCGAPDPRPGDSALPPQDVVDLVWKHAEAEMLELRQIKGKQDRNTRIDALRDRILSEHFSVPEGVPYSEHVKAEQRRSWAKEAFRTLEKKITRKLIVQKGIRADGRAFNEIRPLDMQVSFFPRTHGSALFQRGETQSLVSCTLGTGRDEQIIDGLLPEYSKKFYLHYNFPPFCTGEVGRIMGPGRREIGHGALAERSLLGILPDPEQFPYTIRIVSDITESNGSSSMASVCGGCLALMDAGVPIRNTCAGISIGRFSDDSGKVVHVTDIIGEEDFFGDMDFKVSGTRQGITGIQLDLKARGLWFDEIEKIFEQARQGRLQIIEQMERVLPAPRADISKYAPRIVVIKIDPEKIGKLIGPGGKTIRGIQERTGATIDVEEDGTVHIASVDGPGGEQARLEVEALCAEIKVGTIYHGKVISTKDFGAFIELAPGTDGMCHISELAEGYVKRVEDVVKIGDVVKVKVINVDDTGRIKLSIKQARDDYQPGPDDGQGGGGHRGGGGGHRGGGRGGDRGGDRGGDRGRRDRDRREHAGSH; via the coding sequence ATGGCTCATGTGATCGTGGAACGCGAAATCGCGGGGCGGATGTATCGCATTGAAACCGGTCGAGTGGCCAAGCTGGCCACGGCGGCGGTGATCGCCAGTCATGGGGATACCGCGGTGATGTGCACCGTGATGCGGGCCAACCCCAGGCCGGGACTGGACTTCTTCCCCCTCCAGGTCGATTACCGCGAAAAGACCAGCGCGGTGGGGCGATTCCCCGGGGGCTTCCGCAAGCGCGAGGGCGCGCCCAATGAGAAGGAAATTCTCACCATGCGGATGATCGACCGCCCGATCCGTCCGCTTTTTCCCGACGGCTTCATCGACGAAATCCAGATTCAGTGCTGGGTGATGAGCCACGACGCGCAGAACGACGCGGATGTGATCGCCTCCACCGGCGCGTCCGCCGCGCTCGCCGTCACCGATGCGCCGTTTGAAGGCCCCATCGCCACGGTGCGCGTGGCCCGCATCCAGACCGAGGAAGGCGAGCAGTTCGTCATCAATCCCACGGTGGCGCAGCTGGAGTTCTCCGACCTTGACCTGGTGCTTTCCGGCCACAAGGACGGCATCAACATGATCGAGGTGGGGGCGGCGGAAGTGGAGGAGAAGGTCGTCCTCGACGCAATTCGCTTCGGCTATGAGCAGGGCATCCTGCCTCTGCTGGACCTGATCCGCGAACTGCGCGAGAAATGCGGCGCCCCTGATCCGCGCCCGGGCGATTCCGCCCTGCCCCCTCAGGACGTGGTGGACCTCGTCTGGAAACACGCCGAGGCGGAGATGCTGGAGCTGCGCCAGATCAAGGGCAAGCAGGACCGCAATACCAGGATTGACGCGCTGCGGGATCGGATTCTCAGTGAGCACTTTTCCGTGCCCGAGGGCGTGCCTTACAGCGAGCACGTGAAGGCCGAGCAGCGACGATCATGGGCCAAGGAGGCCTTCCGCACGCTGGAGAAGAAGATCACCCGCAAGCTGATCGTGCAGAAGGGCATCCGGGCCGACGGACGGGCGTTCAACGAGATCCGTCCGCTGGACATGCAGGTGTCGTTCTTCCCGCGCACGCACGGCTCGGCGCTCTTCCAGCGGGGCGAGACGCAGTCGCTGGTCTCCTGCACGCTGGGCACCGGGCGCGATGAGCAGATCATCGACGGCCTGCTGCCCGAGTACTCGAAGAAGTTCTACCTGCACTACAACTTCCCCCCCTTCTGCACCGGCGAAGTGGGGCGCATCATGGGGCCGGGACGGCGCGAGATCGGACACGGCGCCTTGGCGGAACGCTCGCTGCTGGGCATCCTGCCCGACCCTGAGCAGTTCCCCTACACCATCCGCATCGTCAGCGACATCACCGAGTCCAACGGCTCCTCGTCGATGGCGTCGGTGTGCGGCGGGTGTCTGGCGCTGATGGACGCGGGCGTGCCCATCCGCAACACCTGTGCCGGTATCTCCATCGGTCGTTTCAGCGACGACAGCGGCAAGGTGGTTCACGTGACCGACATCATCGGCGAAGAGGACTTCTTCGGCGACATGGACTTCAAGGTCTCGGGCACCCGACAGGGGATCACCGGCATCCAGCTCGACCTCAAGGCCCGTGGACTGTGGTTCGACGAGATCGAGAAGATCTTCGAGCAGGCCAGGCAGGGACGGCTTCAGATCATCGAGCAGATGGAGCGCGTCCTTCCCGCGCCGCGGGCGGACATCTCCAAGTACGCCCCGCGCATCGTGGTCATCAAGATCGACCCGGAGAAGATCGGCAAGCTCATCGGACCGGGCGGCAAGACCATCCGAGGCATCCAGGAGCGCACCGGCGCCACCATCGACGTGGAGGAAGACGGCACCGTCCACATCGCCTCGGTCGACGGTCCGGGAGGCGAGCAGGCGCGGCTGGAAGTCGAGGCGCTTTGCGCCGAGATCAAGGTCGGCACCATCTACCACGGCAAGGTCATCTCGACCAAGGACTTCGGCGCCTTCATCGAGCTGGCGCCGGGCACCGATGGCATGTGCCACATCTCCGAACTCGCCGAGGGGTACGTGAAGCGCGTGGAGGATGTTGTCAAGATCGGCGACGTGGTGAAGGTCAAGGTCATCAACGTCGATGACACCGGACGCATCAAGCTCTCGATCAAGCAGGCCCGCGACGACTACCAGCCCGGACCGGATGACGGCCAGGGCGGCGGTGGACACCGCGGCGGCGGGGGAGGCCACCGCGGCGGAGGACGCGGGGGAGATCGTGGGGGGGATCGTGGTGGAGATCGTGGGCGGCGCGACCGGGATCGACGCGAGCACGCCGGTTCGCATTGA
- the rpsO gene encoding 30S ribosomal protein S15, translating to MSESKRQELVQTHKRHASDSGSPEVQVAVLTERINEVTNHMRTHVKDYSTRRGLLRMVGKRNRLLKYLSETNREAYQGLIKRLGLRK from the coding sequence ATTTCGGAATCGAAGCGACAGGAACTCGTTCAGACTCACAAGCGCCATGCGAGCGACAGCGGTTCGCCCGAGGTGCAGGTGGCGGTGCTGACCGAGCGCATCAACGAAGTGACCAACCACATGCGCACGCACGTGAAGGACTACTCCACGCGGCGCGGGCTGCTGCGGATGGTCGGCAAGCGCAACCGGCTGCTCAAGTACCTTTCGGAAACGAACCGCGAGGCCTACCAGGGCCTCATCAAGCGGCTCGGCCTGCGGAAGTGA
- a CDS encoding SIS domain-containing protein — MRRAARTGTIAPVSTTTPPDIVVQRINGAARAVASLRGQSEAIAAAATAITQCLIRGGTVYTCGNGGSAAEALHLAEELIGRYRSNRPALRGICLNADPTALTCIANDFGFDAIFARQCETLLTPRDVLVVFSTSGRSANLIHALETARAKGAMTIGLLGRGGGPCAPLCAHAIVVDDQDSGHIQEAHQVVLHIFCEYVEGECMAGPNDG, encoded by the coding sequence ATGCGGCGTGCCGCACGAACCGGTACAATCGCACCCGTGAGCACGACGACTCCACCGGACATCGTGGTTCAGCGCATCAATGGCGCGGCCCGGGCCGTCGCGTCACTGCGCGGGCAGTCCGAGGCCATCGCAGCGGCGGCAACAGCGATCACCCAGTGCCTCATACGCGGCGGCACGGTCTACACCTGCGGCAACGGCGGTTCCGCCGCCGAGGCGCTGCACCTGGCCGAAGAACTCATCGGCCGCTACCGATCGAACCGGCCAGCGCTGCGAGGGATATGTCTCAACGCTGACCCGACCGCCCTGACCTGCATCGCCAACGACTTCGGGTTCGACGCGATCTTCGCACGCCAGTGCGAGACGCTGCTCACCCCGCGCGACGTGCTTGTGGTCTTTTCGACTTCCGGCAGGAGCGCGAACCTGATTCACGCACTGGAGACGGCTCGGGCGAAGGGGGCGATGACGATCGGTCTGCTGGGGCGCGGCGGCGGCCCGTGCGCCCCGCTTTGCGCGCACGCCATCGTGGTCGATGACCAGGATTCAGGGCACATCCAGGAAGCCCACCAGGTGGTGCTGCACATTTTCTGCGAATACGTGGAGGGCGAGTGCATGGCGGGCCCAAATGACGGGTGA
- a CDS encoding DUF2924 domain-containing protein — MSDAIQRQLDELQRMSTGDLVDRYEELHGHACRTRHRAYLIRKIAWRIQANAEGDLTERARRRAAELADDAEIRTMAPRMLVTPPQPGEIRSRIRSLDPKDRRDPRLPPPGSAIVRQYKGRTIRVSVLADGEGFEFEGERYRTLSVVAKKVTGQHINGYRFFGLRGGR; from the coding sequence ATGTCCGACGCGATACAGCGACAACTCGACGAGCTTCAGCGGATGAGCACGGGTGACCTCGTGGACCGCTACGAGGAACTTCACGGGCACGCCTGCCGCACGCGGCACCGGGCGTACCTGATCCGCAAGATCGCGTGGCGTATCCAGGCCAACGCGGAGGGCGACTTGACTGAACGAGCGAGGCGTCGCGCCGCCGAACTGGCCGACGACGCGGAGATTCGCACGATGGCTCCACGGATGCTGGTCACGCCTCCCCAGCCAGGCGAGATCCGCAGTCGGATCAGGTCGCTTGACCCAAAGGACCGCCGTGACCCACGGCTGCCGCCCCCCGGCTCTGCGATCGTGCGCCAGTACAAGGGTCGCACCATCCGGGTGTCGGTGCTTGCCGACGGTGAAGGATTCGAGTTCGAGGGCGAGCGGTACCGCACGCTGTCGGTGGTTGCCAAGAAGGTGACAGGCCAGCACATCAACGGGTACCGCTTCTTCGGACTGCGGGGTGGCCGATGA